In Paeniglutamicibacter kerguelensis, one genomic interval encodes:
- a CDS encoding glycosyltransferase gives MAEESPAPYVRPRSAIALGPPAEPVDIVIPVYNEEKDLENCIRRLHGYIKDELPYAVRISIADNASTDSTPLIAERLAREFPEVHSFRLPEKGRGRALRTVWQQSPSPVLAYMDVDLSTDLAALGPLLAPLLSGHSDVSIGTRLAHGSHIQRGAKRDVISRCYNLILHTALGTHFTDAQCGFKAVRHDVADQLLPLIKDNEWFFDTELLVLAEQAGLRVAEIPVDWIDDPNSSVDVMHTAKSDLRGVGRLIVSLGTGRIPIAAVRHELSRIPPQAGTRSLFSQLVRFGAIGIASTLAYILIFWMVRQYTGAQVANFVALLTTAIGNTAANRFFTFGIRGSTGVVTHHLQGLVVFGLGWSLTAGSLFALHALAEPPPTVELAALVAANLLATVLRFVLFRNWVFPRPGRPIKDRLLTTDRAET, from the coding sequence TTGGCCGAGGAATCCCCCGCGCCGTACGTGCGCCCGCGATCGGCGATTGCGCTCGGGCCCCCGGCGGAACCCGTGGACATCGTCATACCGGTGTACAACGAGGAGAAGGATCTCGAAAACTGCATCCGGCGCCTGCACGGATACATCAAGGACGAACTTCCCTATGCCGTGCGCATCAGCATCGCCGACAATGCCAGCACGGATTCCACGCCGCTGATCGCCGAACGGCTGGCCCGGGAGTTTCCCGAGGTACATTCTTTCCGGCTTCCGGAAAAGGGCCGTGGCCGTGCGCTTCGCACCGTATGGCAGCAATCGCCCTCCCCGGTTTTGGCCTACATGGACGTGGATTTGTCCACGGATCTGGCGGCACTGGGTCCGTTGCTAGCCCCGCTGCTCAGCGGACACTCGGACGTATCCATCGGGACCCGGCTGGCCCACGGTTCACACATCCAACGCGGCGCCAAGCGTGATGTCATTTCCCGCTGCTACAACCTGATCCTGCACACGGCACTTGGCACGCACTTCACCGATGCCCAATGCGGCTTCAAGGCCGTGCGCCACGACGTTGCCGACCAGCTACTGCCCTTGATCAAGGACAACGAGTGGTTCTTCGACACCGAACTGCTGGTGCTGGCCGAACAGGCCGGGCTTCGAGTGGCGGAAATCCCGGTGGACTGGATCGATGACCCGAATTCCAGCGTGGACGTGATGCACACCGCGAAAAGCGACCTCCGCGGCGTGGGACGGCTGATAGTCTCGCTGGGCACCGGGCGCATCCCGATTGCCGCGGTCAGGCACGAGCTCTCGCGGATCCCGCCGCAGGCCGGCACCCGCTCGCTTTTCAGCCAGCTTGTCCGCTTCGGCGCCATCGGGATTGCCTCGACACTGGCCTACATACTGATTTTTTGGATGGTGCGCCAATACACCGGCGCCCAGGTGGCCAACTTTGTGGCGTTGCTGACAACGGCCATCGGCAACACCGCCGCCAACCGTTTCTTCACCTTCGGCATCCGGGGCAGCACCGGCGTTGTCACCCACCACCTGCAGGGACTTGTGGTGTTCGGGCTGGGCTGGTCGCTGACGGCGGGTTCCCTCTTCGCCCTTCATGCGTTGGCCGAGCCGCCGCCCACAGTCGAGTTGGCCGCACTGGTGGCAGCCAACCTGTTGGCCACCGTGCTGCGCTTTGTGTTGTTCCGGAACTGGGTCTTCCCACGCCCCGGCCGGCCCATCAAGGACCGGCTGCTCACCACGGACAGGGCCGAAACATGA
- a CDS encoding class I SAM-dependent methyltransferase codes for MTHSQHPHGQHPHGQHPHEHGATSSHGHTHGHGHSHDPSDDERMAEMLDMDATLQAAHLAEITDWVAGLGGAPETIVDLGSGTGTGTLALAERFEKATVFAVDNSEHMLGRLAAKAEARGLDGRVVGVHADLDAQWPPVGTAGLVWAASSIHHVANPDKVFAEVFAALNPGGLFAVIEMDSFPRFLPDDIGWGEPGLEERCHRLIDAQGWNSHPDWQEQLEAAGFEVEQRAFAYELAPEPAVMAPYAQLWLGRTRTGLEDKLSPGDLASIDALLDTENPAGLEHRTDLVLRGSRTVWAARRR; via the coding sequence ATGACTCATTCCCAGCACCCGCACGGCCAGCACCCGCACGGCCAGCACCCGCACGAGCACGGCGCAACTTCTTCGCACGGGCATACCCACGGCCACGGCCACTCGCACGATCCATCCGACGACGAGAGGATGGCCGAGATGCTCGACATGGACGCCACCCTGCAGGCCGCCCACCTGGCGGAGATCACAGACTGGGTCGCGGGGCTCGGCGGCGCCCCGGAAACCATCGTTGACCTCGGCTCGGGCACGGGAACCGGCACCCTGGCGCTGGCCGAACGCTTCGAGAAGGCAACGGTGTTCGCCGTGGACAACTCGGAGCACATGCTTGGACGCCTGGCAGCCAAGGCCGAAGCACGCGGGCTGGACGGCCGGGTCGTCGGGGTCCACGCCGACCTGGATGCCCAGTGGCCGCCGGTCGGGACCGCGGGCCTGGTTTGGGCTGCCTCCTCGATCCACCACGTGGCGAACCCGGACAAGGTGTTCGCAGAGGTCTTTGCGGCACTGAACCCCGGCGGGTTGTTTGCGGTCATCGAGATGGATTCATTTCCGCGTTTCCTGCCGGACGACATTGGCTGGGGAGAACCAGGGCTTGAGGAGCGCTGCCACCGGCTCATCGACGCACAGGGCTGGAACTCCCATCCGGACTGGCAGGAGCAGCTTGAAGCCGCGGGCTTTGAGGTGGAACAGCGGGCCTTCGCCTATGAGCTGGCCCCGGAGCCCGCGGTCATGGCACCCTATGCGCAGCTGTGGCTAGGCAGGACCCGAACCGGGCTGGAAGACAAGCTGTCCCCCGGGGACCTTGCCTCGATCGATGCACTGCTGGACACGGAAAACCCGGCAGGCCTTGAGCACCGCACTGACCTGGTGCTGCGCGGCAGCCGGACCGTGTGGGCCGCCCGCCGCCGCTAG
- a CDS encoding isochorismatase family protein yields MATFDDRQNTALLVIDTQIDVVKDGYERDAVLGNIRALVDAARSAGTPVIWVQHSDPELKRGTPGWEIVPELDPRESEALVHKNYGDSFEATDLEAVLAAAEVGHLVVAGAESDACIRSTIHGAFTRGYDVTLVGDAHTAGDRSQWGAPPPEAVIAHMNLYWQFQSAPERTAAVAKTGDVAFGR; encoded by the coding sequence ATGGCTACGTTTGACGATCGACAGAACACGGCACTGCTGGTCATCGACACACAGATCGACGTTGTTAAGGACGGCTATGAGCGAGACGCCGTCCTGGGCAACATCAGGGCACTGGTCGATGCCGCCCGCTCGGCGGGAACGCCCGTTATCTGGGTGCAGCACTCCGATCCGGAACTCAAACGAGGAACCCCCGGCTGGGAAATCGTGCCTGAGTTGGACCCCCGAGAGTCGGAGGCGCTGGTCCACAAGAACTATGGCGACTCGTTCGAGGCAACCGACCTCGAGGCCGTGCTGGCCGCGGCGGAGGTCGGTCACCTGGTGGTCGCCGGCGCCGAGAGCGATGCCTGCATCAGGTCAACCATCCACGGCGCATTCACGCGCGGCTACGACGTCACGCTCGTGGGCGATGCCCACACCGCGGGCGATCGCAGCCAATGGGGTGCCCCGCCTCCGGAGGCGGTCATCGCACACATGAACCTGTATTGGCAGTTTCAAAGTGCCCCGGAGCGCACGGCCGCCGTCGCCAAGACCGGCGACGTGGCCTTCGGCCGGTAG
- a CDS encoding thermonuclease family protein: MLSHFDKGVQLFGGSNTARPAKRKLAAAIATLLSVGIVATGCTSAPAAAAGKNDSRATIVRIVDGDTIVAEVSGTETTIRLLNIDTPETKDPNEPVQCLGPESTEYMKSLLAPGDMIDLEYDVQRLDPYGRTLAGVYKDDSLVNADIVAAGLGVAVLYQPNERFYAEVKAAEQDAQNAEQGLFSPSIDCTVPAMVNQATSDLEGLEEVDPESSAAAWTALAVVAAAVLAGKAKKAALAALDTGEDGVAGAVWAARKAKHLPRLDAALNRATAMESKLATTRMAMQESEKKAKAAKKAKAEAKAEATRKATAEREAKADRRAAAAAKKAAQRKAALKKRYVAPKKTYRAPVQTRKPKRSGGSYAGYTGPRCYAPGGKSWKPCG, encoded by the coding sequence TTGCTTTCGCACTTTGACAAGGGAGTCCAATTGTTCGGGGGATCCAACACCGCAAGGCCGGCCAAGCGGAAACTTGCCGCGGCGATTGCCACACTGCTGAGCGTCGGCATCGTGGCCACGGGCTGCACATCGGCGCCGGCGGCAGCAGCTGGCAAGAACGATTCGCGGGCAACCATCGTGCGGATCGTGGACGGCGACACCATCGTCGCCGAGGTGTCTGGCACCGAAACCACCATCCGGCTGTTGAATATCGACACCCCGGAAACCAAGGATCCAAACGAGCCCGTTCAGTGCCTCGGGCCCGAGTCCACCGAGTACATGAAGTCGCTGCTCGCGCCGGGGGACATGATCGACCTTGAATACGACGTGCAGCGCCTTGACCCGTACGGGCGCACGCTGGCCGGCGTGTACAAGGATGACAGCCTGGTCAACGCCGACATTGTTGCGGCCGGACTCGGAGTCGCGGTCCTTTACCAGCCAAACGAACGCTTTTACGCCGAGGTGAAGGCCGCCGAGCAAGACGCCCAAAACGCGGAACAGGGACTCTTCAGCCCGTCCATCGACTGCACGGTTCCGGCCATGGTCAACCAGGCGACCTCCGATTTGGAAGGGCTCGAGGAAGTCGATCCGGAATCGTCGGCGGCTGCGTGGACCGCCCTGGCCGTCGTCGCCGCTGCGGTGCTTGCGGGCAAGGCCAAGAAGGCGGCACTGGCGGCCTTGGACACGGGTGAAGACGGGGTCGCCGGCGCGGTGTGGGCTGCGCGCAAGGCCAAGCACCTGCCGCGGCTGGATGCGGCACTCAACCGGGCGACCGCCATGGAATCCAAGCTTGCCACGACCCGGATGGCAATGCAGGAATCCGAAAAGAAAGCGAAAGCTGCCAAGAAGGCCAAGGCAGAGGCCAAAGCTGAAGCCACACGAAAGGCCACAGCGGAACGCGAAGCGAAAGCCGATCGCAGGGCCGCTGCTGCCGCCAAGAAGGCGGCCCAGCGCAAGGCCGCGCTCAAGAAACGATACGTCGCGCCCAAGAAAACGTACCGTGCTCCGGTCCAAACGCGTAAGCCGAAGAGAAGCGGCGGCTCGTACGCAGGTTACACCGGGCCGCGCTGCTACGCGCCCGGTGGCAAGAGCTGGAAGCCCTGCGGATAG